TGATAGTTATGGCAATAGCATTAGTTGTGTTTTCGCCAATAATTAAGTCCGCCGCGTCTTTGGCCTCCTGTGTTGCGTTGCCCATTGCGATACCAATGCCAGCATGAGTAATCATTTCAACGTCATTACCCGAGTCTCCAAAAGCAATTACGTTTTCACTTCTTACATTAGCTAATGAGCAAACATAACTTAGACCAGTTCATTTATTAATATTTTTAGCATTAATGTCTAAATAAACTTTGTTAGTGTATTTTACTTCGTATTTATTTCCCAAAACCTTTGAAAAATGAGTGTATTCGTTTAATATATTGTCTGTAGAACCACGCAAAGCAAGTTGTACAATATTGTCTTTGTGATTGTAGGCGTAGGCACTAAAATCTTCGGGTGAAAGAAAGTTAAATTTGGTTATATCCATAATATTTTGTTCTTTTAATCATGTGGGGGTTTGACCCGGAGTTAAAAAACTAACTGATTCATCAGTAGTATCAATACGCATAATATAATCGTTGTTTAATGCTGTTTGGTAGAGAGAATCAAAAGCATCTATCTCGACTTTTCCTAAGATTTTAGCTTCAGTGCTTTGAGGGGTGTAAACCACTGCGCCGTTAGAAGCAACCACGTATTCGAATAGTTTTATATTTTCTCCTAAAGCATTTAATATATTGCCCAATGAACGACCAGTTGAGATTACATTGTAGTTCCCTGATTGTTGCACAAAACCCAAAGCTTGTTGCGTTTGGGGGTGCATTGAGTTGGCACTGGTAAATAATGTGCCGTCTAAATCGTAAGCAAAAATTTTAGTCATTTTGATCTCCTAAAGAATATAAATAATTTTACCAAATAATTAGCTTTAGCGGTGATGGGTAAAGAAATAATCTCGCTAGGCGAGATTATTTCTTTTCAGTTTTTTTAACCAATGCGGAAGAATCATAAGCATGTTCATCAATTTGGACATTTGGAGCAAAAGTTGCTTTAGTAATTGATTTATTACCGCTGAAAGCTTTGGCAGCGACATAAGTAACTGAGTTAGCTGATAGGGTAGTAATCTTTTTAATTTTGTCTCCAAAAGCATATGAATGAATTTTTGTTATTGAATCTGGCAATGTTAATGTATCAGTTGTTAAAGCAGCTTCGTCTAACTTGACACTGAATAATGTTGAGTTAACAATTAATAGTCCTTGTTGATTAAATAATCCTTGTGGTAATGATGTTTTACCAAATGGTGTAATATCAAATTCACAATTAGCATTTAATGTTAGAACTTTAAGCTTGCTGATTTTGGCAAAAGCTTCAGTTTCAACTTTAATAGCTTGTGGTAATATTATTGATTCAATAGTTGAATTTGAACTAAATGCGTTTGCTGAAACTGTTGTAACATGGTTAGCTTTAATTGTTTTGAAATCGCCAGTATTTTTCTTTTCAAAAACTTTACTTGAAATTGTTTTGACATTATCTGGTAAAACAATTTCTGTGGCATTGGGATTTGCTGTTTTATATTTAGCTAGATCAAATCCGTATAAAGTTTCGTTATAAACTAAGAAACCGTTAGCATCAAACATTTTGCTTGGCATTGATTTTAGTTTTGAACCAAAAACCAGTGGGTGTAGTTTAGCATTTGGAGAAATTTCAATTTTTTCTAAATTCGATGCAGCTAAGGCATTTTCGCCGATTTCTTGAACATTTTTTAATGTTAATGTTTTGATACTTGAGTTATAAAATGCGGATTTTTCAACTTTGATGATGTTGCTATTATTGAATGATTCGATACCACAGCCATCAAATACAGACTGTGGCAAGGTTGTAATTGAAGCGGCAAATTGAGGTAATGTTTTTAAACTTGTGGTGTCAGAAAATGATTCTTTGTTAATAGTAGTCAACACTCCTAAATTAAGGGTGGTTAATTTACGAGCGTTTTTGAAAGCACCTTCACCAATTTTGGTTGCTTTTGGTGCGTTAACAGTTACTAATCCCGTCAAGTTGGCAAAAGTATTATCGCCAATTGAGGTTATTGAGTTAGCGGTAACTGTTTTAAGGTTTTTTAATGCGATGTCATTGAAATGGAATAAATTTTCAGGTAAATCAGTTATATTATTAGATTTAAATTCTTCTAATTGGTGTTTGAAAATTAGTGCTGAGTTATTAATTTTGGTGATTTTATCATCAATAATTAATACTTTTTGTTCAGAGTCTCTTAGTTGGATATAAGTATCTCCATCAATATCTTCATATAGATTACATGAAAGTGTAGCCAGAGGTGTTAAGGTAGTTAGTGAGATTGCGCTTAATGATAATAGTTTTTTAAATTTCATTTTAACTCCTTAACGCACCGACTTGTCGTAAGGTAATCCCGAAGCGGC
This genomic interval from Mycoplasma miroungigenitalium contains the following:
- a CDS encoding leucine-rich repeat domain-containing protein codes for the protein MKFKKLLSLSAISLTTLTPLATLSCNLYEDIDGDTYIQLRDSEQKVLIIDDKITKINNSALIFKHQLEEFKSNNITDLPENLFHFNDIALKNLKTVTANSITSIGDNTFANLTGLVTVNAPKATKIGEGAFKNARKLTTLNLGVLTTINKESFSDTTSLKTLPQFAASITTLPQSVFDGCGIESFNNSNIIKVEKSAFYNSSIKTLTLKNVQEIGENALAASNLEKIEISPNAKLHPLVFGSKLKSMPSKMFDANGFLVYNETLYGFDLAKYKTANPNATEIVLPDNVKTISSKVFEKKNTGDFKTIKANHVTTVSANAFSSNSTIESIILPQAIKVETEAFAKISKLKVLTLNANCEFDITPFGKTSLPQGLFNQQGLLIVNSTLFSVKLDEAALTTDTLTLPDSITKIHSYAFGDKIKKITTLSANSVTYVAAKAFSGNKSITKATFAPNVQIDEHAYDSSALVKKTEKK
- a CDS encoding HAD-IIB family hydrolase, encoding MTKIFAYDLDGTLFTSANSMHPQTQQALGFVQQSGNYNVISTGRSLGNILNALGENIKLFEYVVASNGAVVYTPQSTEAKILGKVEIDAFDSLYQTALNNDYIMRIDTTDESVSFLTPGQTPTWLKEQNIMDITKFNFLSPEDFSAYAYNHKDNIVQLALRGSTDNILNEYTHFSKVLGNKYEVKYTNKVYLDINAKNINKWTGLSYVCSLANVRSENVIAFGDSGNDVEMITHAGIGIAMGNATQEAKDAADLIIGENTTNAIAITIKEMN